From a region of the Trichoderma atroviride chromosome 6, complete sequence genome:
- a CDS encoding uncharacterized protein (EggNog:ENOG41) has translation MSSKPTPRKPRHNRHPSNRIPAISDYESDAAITTSRYEAPPPRTNTELNLSVLQRYLPSISRILSIAANAVVYTFDNASQGWEKSGIEGTMFVCAQTPLPEDPDHRPRACVFVLSRRGLDNVIVDLASVGHVEIMGELVILKVEGHWEEGEKVVGLWIHNDEEGTRATNGAIIEESWKIARAAGTVVDEGPRPEAGPAMQAIGRPLTLNELFGRQQAAGGELNVSEAQGII, from the coding sequence ATGAGCAGTAAACCAACGCCCAGAAAGCCGCGGCACAACCGCCATCCCTCAAACCGCATCCCCGCCATCTCCGACTACGAATccgacgccgccatcacaACATCCAGATACGAGGCCCCGCCGCCGCGAACAAACACCGAGCTCAACCTCTCCGTGCTCCAGCGCTACCTGCCGTCCATCAGCAGGATCCTGAGCATCGCCGCCAACGCCGTCGTCTACACATTCGACAACGCAAGCCAAGGCTGGGAAAAGTCCGGCATCGAGGGCACCATGTTTGTTTGCGCGCAGACGCCGCTGCCAGAGGACCCCGACCACCGCCCTCGGGCCTGCGTCTTTGTTCTGAGCCGTCGTGGCCTTGACAATGTGATTGTTGATTTGGCGAGTGTGGGCCATGTTGAGATCATGGGGGAGCTGGTGATTCTCAAGGTCGAGGGCCATTGGGAAGAGGGTGAGAAGGTCGTTGGGCTATGGATCCATAATGACGAGGAGGGAACTCGGGCTACCAATGGAGCCATCATTGAAGAGAGCTGGAAGATTGCCCGTGCTGCCGGGACGGTGGTAGATGAGGGCCCAAGGCCAGAGGCTGGTCCGGCAATGCAGGCTATTGGTCGTCCTCTGACGCTTAACGAGCTATTTGGGAGACAACAGGCGGCGGGGGGGGAGCTGAACGTCTCTGAGGCACAAGGAATTATTTGA